A stretch of Procambarus clarkii isolate CNS0578487 chromosome 20, FALCON_Pclarkii_2.0, whole genome shotgun sequence DNA encodes these proteins:
- the LOC138366797 gene encoding polysialoglycoprotein-like, with protein sequence MASAARPSTQEAGMASAARPSTQEAGMASAARPSTQEAGMASAARPSTQEAGMASAARPSTQEAGMASAARPSTQEAGMASAARPSTQEAGMASAARPSTQEAGMASAARPSTQEAGMASAARPSTQEAGMASAARPSTQEAGMASAARPSTQEAGMASAARPSTQEAGMASAARPSTQEAGMASAARPSTQEAGMASAARPSTQEAGMASAARPSTQEAGMASAARPSTQEAGMASAARPSTQEAGVGTDL encoded by the coding sequence ATGGCGAGTGCTGCACGTCCTAGCACACAGGAAGCTGGCATGGCGAGTGCTGCACGTCCTAGCACACAGGAAGCTGGCATGGCGAGTGCTGCACGTCCTAGCACACAGGAAGCTGGCATGGCGAGTGCTGCACGTCCTAGCACACAGGAAGCTGGCATGGCGAGTGCTGCACGTCCTAGCACACAGGAAGCTGGCATGGCGAGTGCTGCACGTCCTAGCACACAGGAAGCTGGCATGGCGAGTGCTGCACGTCCTAGCACACAGGAAGCTGGCATGGCGAGTGCTGCACGTCCTAGCACACAGGAAGCTGGCATGGCGAGTGCTGCACGTCCTAGCACACAGGAAGCTGGCATGGCGAGTGCTGCACGTCCTAGCACACAGGAAGCTGGCATGGCGAGTGCTGCACGTCCTAGCACACAGGAAGCTGGCATGGCGAGTGCTGCACGTCCTAGCACACAGGAAGCTGGCATGGCGAGTGCTGCACGTCCTAGCACACAGGAAGCTGGCATGGCGAGTGCTGCACGTCCTAGCACACAGGAAGCTGGCATGGCGAGTGCTGCACGTCCTAGCACACAGGAAGCTGGCATGGCGAGTGCTGCACGTCCTAGCACACAGGAAGCTGGCATGGCGAGTGCTGCACGTCCTAGCACACAGGAAGCTGGCATGGCGAGTGCTGCACGTCCTAGCACACAGGAAGCTGGCATGGCGAGTGCTGCACGTCCTAGCACACAGGAAgctggtgtgggaaccgacctgtga